One window from the genome of Actinoplanes lobatus encodes:
- a CDS encoding glycosyltransferase family A protein encodes MAETVEGSVVVGYLDPGSWSACFGLSYRDLCLYDAASSQRIIRPGGTELRAVTGAGGIAVNRNKVARDFLDNTDGEWLWFVDSDMGFAPDTVDRLVKSADPGLRPVMGGLCFAALRRKPAEGRTMYAERFLIQPTVYEFIQADDEVGFRPIVDYPRDQVMPVAGTGAACLLIHRSALEAVRARHGDAWFEPIVHPTGLKGRPRTFSEDLSFCIRLQAVDLPVHVDTAVKTTHEKGFIYLDEETFEAQDLGG; translated from the coding sequence GTGGCTGAGACCGTCGAAGGATCCGTCGTCGTCGGCTACCTCGACCCCGGCAGCTGGTCGGCGTGCTTCGGCCTGTCCTACCGCGACCTGTGCCTGTACGACGCCGCCTCGTCGCAGCGCATCATCCGCCCCGGCGGCACAGAGCTGCGCGCCGTCACCGGAGCCGGCGGCATCGCCGTCAACCGCAACAAGGTGGCCCGCGACTTCCTCGACAACACCGACGGCGAATGGCTGTGGTTCGTCGACTCCGACATGGGGTTCGCACCCGACACCGTCGACCGGCTCGTCAAGTCCGCGGATCCGGGGCTCCGCCCGGTGATGGGCGGGCTGTGCTTCGCCGCGCTGCGCCGCAAGCCGGCCGAGGGCCGCACCATGTACGCCGAGCGGTTCCTGATCCAGCCGACCGTCTACGAGTTCATCCAAGCCGACGATGAGGTCGGATTCCGGCCGATCGTCGACTACCCGCGCGACCAGGTGATGCCGGTCGCCGGCACCGGCGCGGCCTGCCTGCTCATCCACCGCAGCGCCCTCGAGGCGGTCCGCGCCCGGCACGGGGACGCCTGGTTCGAGCCGATCGTCCACCCGACCGGACTCAAGGGCAGGCCGCGGACGTTCTCCGAGGACCTGTCGTTCTGCATCCGGCTGCAGGCCGTCGACCTGCCGGTGCACGTCGACACCGCGGTGAAGACGACCCACGAGAAGGGCTTCATCTACCTCGACGAGGAGACGTTCGAGGCCCAGGACCTGGGGGGCTGA